The Deltaproteobacteria bacterium DNA segment TTGAGCACTCGCACTCGCAGCTAATCGCGCTCCCCATCATCCCGAAAAGAGTATCCGAGGAGCTTGACGGCTCGCTCGAGTACTATAATTACAAGGAACGCTGCATATTCTGCGACATAGTAAGGCAGGAAATCATGCAGGGAGTTCGCGTTGTATCCGAAAACCAGGACTTCATCGCGGTAACGCCTTACGCCCCTAAATCGCCGTTTGAGACATGGGTGCTTCCAAAGTTCCATGAATCGCACTTCGAGAACTCGCAAAAACACCACTACGAGAACCTTGCGCAGATATTCTCCGATGTTCTAAAGAGACTTAACGTAATACTCGACAACCCGCCCTACAACTTCATACTCCATTCGTCTCCGATAAAGGACTCTGCGACACTCGCGCACTACCACTGGCACTTCGAGATAATGCCAAAGCTTACGAAAACAGCGGGCTTCGAATGGGGATCGGGATTCTATATAAACCCCACTCCTCCGGAAGAAGCGGCTGCGTACTTAAGGGGCGCAAAGATAACATAGCGCAAGGGGCCTTGCGCCAAAGGCGGCTCCATATGGGATACGACGTACTTGAAGAAGTAATAAACCTTACCGACGAGAACAGCGCCGTATCCAGGCGTTTGAAGAAAGTAGCGAGGCTCATTGCCTCGCGTTTTGGCTGCGACGACTGCGCCATATACAGGCTGGAGGCCCGCGCAAAGGAGCTTACCCTTGCCGCCTTCTCTGGCAGAAGAAGCGCATTTAGAGAAACCTACGAGCACGGCGAAGGGGTAGCGTGGAAGGCCGTAAGCTCGAAAAAACAGGTATCGGCCGCCGCAAAGAGCAGTAACGGCAAAAAAGGCGGGCTAAGCGTCCTGGCAGTGCCGCTAACCGACGATATCTACGTCTACGGCGCCCTATACATAAAAAGCTCCAAAGCGCGGACAGGCCTCAAGACAGAGGATAAAAAGCTCCTTACCGTAATAGCGCGCCAGATAGCCTACATGCTAAAATGCGATCTGACGCTTACGAAACTTAAACGGCTCTATGACGAAAGACGGGAGCTTAACTTGAGGCTCTCACAGGCCGAAAAGCTCATGACCATAGGAGAACTTTCGGCAACCCTTGCGCACGAGATAAAAACCCCGCTCGTCAATATCGGCGGTTTTTCGGCAAGGCTGGACAAAAAAATAGAACAGGGCTCGCCTCTTAGAAAGTACGTCGAGCACATTACGACATCAGTAAAGAGGCTCGAAGGCATCATCGACGATATCCTCGCCTTTACCGAGGAAAAGGGCCTTAAATTCGAACCAATGGACGTAAACGACGCGGCAACGGCAGCGGCCGCGCTTTTTACCGGCGCCATGGCAAAATGCTCGATAGGGCTCGAGATGAACCTCTCTCAAAACCCTGTTACGGTGATGGCAGACCCTAACCAGCTGAAAATCGCCTTTGACAACCTGATTGCCAACGCGGTGCAGTCGATGAGCGATAAGGGCGGTCGGCTCTATATAACGACCAGAAATGAAAACAACTGGGGCGTGTTCGAGATAACGGACTCGGGCGGCGGCATAGACCCGCTAAAGATGTCGAACATATTCAACCCGTTCTTCACAACCAAGGAAAGCGGCACAGGGCTTGGCCTCACCATAACCGAGAAGATAGTCACAAGGCACAGGGGCAAAATAGAGGTTCGAAACGACTTTGGAACAGGCATGACCTTTACGATAAAGATACAAAAAGCCCCAAAAGGAAAATTAACGAAAAATTAGCGCATTTCCAGATTTTTGGGGTATAATTAAGAAACAGGCCGATAAATCATGACAAAAAAGAAAATACTCATAGTCGACGACGAGGAAGGCATCAGGCTTCTCTTTAAGGAAGAGCTCGAGGAGGACGGATACTCTACTGTATTGGCCTCCACGGGCGAAGAGGCCCTTGAGCAGCTTACGGGCGGCTCCTTCGACCTCGTGCTCCTTGACATCAAGATGCCCGGGATGGACGGCGTTGAGGTGCTAAGAAGGGTTAAAGAGCAATGGAAGGCCCTTCCGGTAATCCTTTGCACGGCCTACCCGCACTATAAGCAGGACTTCGGCACATGGGCCTCGGACGCGTACGTGGTAAAGTCATCGGACTTAAAAGAGCTGAAAGAAAAGGTCCGGGAAGTCCTTGGCAAGTAATCAGGCACCCTACTACCCCGGCTTCAGGAACACAAGCACGCCCTAGCAAACCCAGGACTTTTCAAGGCCGATAACCCGCCGTTTGGCCGGGGCGCTATTTTACGCGCATGTCTCCTTGCTTTTCCAAAAGCAATTCTATATAATAAATGATTGTAAGGTCCTGGACATACCCGTCATAGTGGCATCAAATTACGGGGGGTTAGCTCAGCTGGGAGAGCGTCTGGTTCGCAATCAGAAGGCCGAGGGTTCGATCCCCTTACCCTCCACCAGTACTTACGCGGGGTTACGGCAAACAACGTAACCCCGTTTTTTTCAAAGAAAGCTTTTTATCGACAGGATGGATAAACTCACTCTGACAATCATCGCGCTCACTGTAGCGGCCCTTATCCTGAACATGCCGTTTGGATATCTCAGGACCAACCACAAGAGAATGAGCTTCATGTGGCTCTTCTACATCCACGCCCCGGTGCCAGTCATCGTGGCCTTTAGGCTCCTTTCCGGGATTAGCTACAAGTATATACCGCTCTTTCTGGCCGGGGCTATATGCGGCCAGTTCCTTGGCGGCAAACTCAACAAAAAACGCATCTCATAGGCTTCCGGATATCGGAACTGCCCAGTAATTACAGCAAAAAAAATACGCGGCGGACGAAAGCGTCCGCCGCGTAGCAACCGGCTATCAGGCTATCCGCTCTCTTACTTCGAGGCAGACACGCAGTATGCTATCTTTCTCGTCTTTCCCTTCTTAAGGCTCATGCACTCGGGCGACGAGGCCCCTGCCCCTGTAACATCAGGCTCGTAATCGCCGTACATATAGGTCTCCGGAGCGAAGTACGCCGCATTGCTTACGGCATCTGAGGCAGCGGCATTGGTGCTGGAAGCCAGCATTACACCGCCGCTTGCGGCGCTGTATCCGGATAAAGTTCCACCTGCCGTAAGGGCCAGGAAGAGCGGCAACTTCCACGCGCCGACCATCACGAACACGCTCGAATTAACAGTGACATCGAGATTGCTTACCAGCGCGGCCGTATGGTTCATAAATCCGCCCCACTGCTCTCCGGCGCCCGTTACGCCGCCGCCGGTTATTGTCAGGGTAAGAAGCGGCGCGTCGATTGTTGGCGTAGTCGCCATATTATAAGCAACCGGATCAACGGTGCTGGCAGAGTTAAGGCCTATGGAAGCGGCAGTCAGCGCCACCGAAGAACCCGTTAGAGTGCCTGTGCCGTTTATCTCGCCTGCGGCAGTAACGCTTACAACACCTGTGCCTGCGGCTATGCCTGTTACGACTATATTGTTAGCGTCAACAAAGGTCACGTTCGAGTTATTGGCGCTCGTAAGGCTTATGCTCGCCGCGTCGTTTGCCGAGCCAAGCGTTATAGCTCCCCCGGCAAGAGCGCCGGTTGTATCAACGGTTAGCGCGCCGCCAACGATAGTTCCGCTTTGCGTGACATCGCCGTTCGTAGTTATGATTGCGGCCCCTGTGCCGGAGCTTATCCCTGCTATTACAACAGAAGTAGCGGCATCATAAGCGATCGCAGAATTAACGGTACTAAAATTTATCGAACCTGCCGTGTTGGCTGCGGTAGTAAGGTTTATGGCGCCGCCTGCCGTGGTGCTTACACTGAGAAGCCCGGCAACTACCGGCGCCGCACTCTGCGTAACCGTGCCTGCGGCAGTTACAGAAGAACTCGCCGTGCCCGAATCCAGAAGCGCTATCTGCACGGCATCGGCATCCTTATACGATATGGCAGAAGCGTTGCTCTTTAAAGCCACTGAGGCCGCATTGTTATTGGCCGTTGCGAGGCCTATGGTGCTCGTAGTGGCCGCGCCGGTTGTCGTATCGACAGTAAGCGCATTAGCGATTATCGGCGAAGTGCCTCCCTGGCTTACAGGGCCGGCGACCGTGAGCGTTGTAGAGGCGCCTCCGGAGTTTATACCGGTGCCTCCGACTATAACACCGTCGGCATCCCAGAAGAATATGTTCGAGCCGCCGCTTGAGAGGCTAACCGAGCCGACTGTGTTTGCAAAACTGTCGAGCTGTATGACGCCTGTCGCGTTTACAGTTAGAAGCCCGGTCGTGTTTATGGCCGAGCCATGTGTTACACCGGCCCCTGCCGTTATGGTCGCGGCCTTTGTGCCCGCATCAAGCGCGGCTATTGTAAGGGCCCCTGCCGCCTGGAACGCAACAGTTGAATCATTGCTGTTAAAATCTATTGCATTGACGGCATTGGCCTGGCCTCCAAGCTGTATCTGCCCGTTGCCTGCCGGAATGGCGCTCATATCGATTACAAGGGTATCGGCCGTAATCACCGCAGCCTGCGTTAGCGCACCGCCTATACCCTGCATGGAGATAGTAGAGGTTCCCAAACCGCTGTTAAGGCCGTTTATAACTAGCGCTGTCGAATCCTTATAAGCAATAGCCGTATCGTTTGCGCTTACGAGGTTTATGGCATAGGCCTCGTTGGCAAAGCTATCGAGCGTTATAGCCCCTGTGCCTGCCCCTGCTCCGGTGGTGTCGACAGTCAGGACTCCGGTTCCGGATGGCAGCGTTATGGCGCTACTTTGCGTAACATCACCTGTGGCAAATACCATAAGGCTTCCGCCAAGCGTAAATGCCGCGCCGTCAAGCACCGCTCCTGTCGGCGTTGTCTGTCCGTAGTAAAGAGTGACAAGCCCTGTGCCTGCGCTAAGGCCTGTTATCGTAAAATCATCGGCATCCTTATACGATATCGGCTGGCCGCTGACACTTGTAAGGTCTATAGTCGCCGTATTGTTAATCTCGGTTGAGAGGTCTATCTTGCCGCCTACCGCTGCGCCTGTCGTAACGACAGTGAGCGTGCCGCCGATGATCTCGCCGGTGCCGGTGGCGCTGCTTTGCGTAACATCGCCCTTTGCCGTTATGCTAACAAGGCTTACGGCATCGGCAGTGTTTATGCCCTCGGTCGAGCTGTCTAAGGCCGCGATATTTACGCCGTCCGCGTCGACATAGGTTATATCGCCGCCGCTGGTAAGAAGATTAATGTTCGTCACGTTGTTTGCCGTATTGCCAAGAAGTATTATCTGTGTCGGCGTCGCTGTTACATCCACCTTTAGCCCTGCGGCAATTATCGGCTGCGCAGTGTTATCGATGGTACCGTCGTTTATAAGTATCGTATCGCCTACAGTTGTTATTCCGTTTGTCGGCGTGCCCGTGCCGTTAAGGCTGTCTATGGTCAAGCCGCCCGAATCCTTGAGCTTTACAGACGTTGTATTTGCCGCTATGGTGTCTACCGTGTTCCAGGTGCTCACAGGGTCGAGATTATACGCCCCTCCCACCCCAAGAAGCTCAAGCCTCGGCGTGTTTATAATGGTGCCCGCTACCTGGGTTACCATGCCTGTGCTCTTTAAGGTAAGGAGCGTAGAGGCCGTAAGATTGCCAACGCCAAAGCCTCCTGTTACGTCGTTAAAGTACACGGTGCCGGTGCTGCCCGTCAGGTTCCCTGTTATGTTATTGGCGCCACCAAGCGTGTATGTCGCGTTAATACCACCAAGGAGATCCAGTCCGGCGGCCAGTATCACTCCGGTACCTGGTTCGGTGACCGAGCCGTTTGTAACATTGAGAGTGACGTTTTGCACAGCTGCAACAGTCGGGGTTGTTACGTTAACTATACCGGTAGAGCCGAGGACAAAACCGTTTGCGTCTGTAAACGATACAGCCCCGCCCCTGTAGGTTATATTGAGAGTGCCTACGTCGTTTGCGCCGGTAAGTGTAACGGCGCCTCCGGTCGTTCCGGTAACATTGACATTCAATATGCCGGTCGTCGTAAGCGAACCTCCGACCCCGGTGGTTATGGAGGCCGTTCCTGTCTGGTTAAGAGTAAGCGTACTGCCGCCGCCTGCGGTAACAGCGGCGTTTATGGTTATGCCGTCGCCGTTTAGCGTAAGCGGGGAGGCCGCGGTATCTATGACGAAGTTCACTGTCAGCGCCCCGGTGCCTGCGCCGTAACCTGCCGTATAGGTAGTCGGCATGGTAGTGCTGATAGCGGCGTCTATGCTGACAGCGCCCATTGCCCCTATCTCAAGGGAGCCTGCCGTTACGCCTGCGGGCGGGGCAGTTATGCTAAGGGTGCCGCCGGAGATAAGGCTCGCGAACCCGGTGCCGGCATCGACAGTCGTGATATTAAAGCTATTGGCGTCGACATAATAGATATCATACGCCGTGGCGCCGTTTTGCGTGACAAGGTTCAACGCCGCGACATCGTTTGATGTGTTAACGAGCGATATTGTCCCGTTGTTTTGCGTATCTATATTAAGCGTATTTGCGCGTATCTTGTCATTAGCAGTCGTGTTTGTCTGCGTAACCGCGCCGGTTGCAAGAAGCGTCACGTTGTTGATCGTCGTGTTGCCGGTATCGATACCAAAGGTAGAGCCGTCAATGGCGGCTATTGCAAACCCGTTTGCGTCGGTATAGGCGATATCCGCGCCCGTTGTGATAAGGTTTAGCGTAGAAACGTTGTTTAACAGATTCGTAAGTGTAATGGCTGCTGCGCCATTTGAGACCTTAAGCCCTGCGGCAACTATTTTATCGGTATTCGTTAATGCGCCGTTATTGATAAGTATGGTATTGCCTGTAGTCGTTATACCTGCCGTAGGCGCGCCGGTGCCGTTAAGGGTGCCGATGGTAATACCGCCGGTATCGCTAAGCTTCACAGAGCCGGTATTTGCCGCTATCGTGCCAACTGTATTGCCGCCTGCAAAAGTATACGCCCCGCCCGTGCCAAGCAGTTCGAGCCCAGGAGTATTTATCGCGCTTGTCTGCCCTACCGCTCCTGTGCTCTTTAGCGTAATAAGCGTTGCCGCAGTCACGCCTACTGTGTTTACGGCTCCGATATTAAAGCCGGTATTGTCCTGGAACTTAAGAGTATCTACATTCGAGGCCAGGTTCGTTATGGCGTTATCCTGCGTATGAAGCGCATACGTGGCCGTAGTACCAAGGAGTTCGAGCCCCGTAGCCGTTATTATGCCGCTCTGGGTAACAGTGGCCGCGGAGTTGACGTTTAACGTCACGTTCCTTCCTGGGCCGTTTGCAGTTATCGTGCCGACTGTGAATGCATCGGCATCGGCATATGAAATATTGCCGTTAAAAGTCTGAAGGTTCACTGTGCCGGATACATTGTTAGCCACATTATTTAACGTCAGATTGCCTGCGGCAGTAACCTGCGCGGTAAGGGTCGCGGCAACAACGCTGCCCGAGCCGCTTATGCCTGTTGCGGCGTTTATGGCAAGTGTTGACGGCGTTCCGGTGCCTGCCGTGACAACGGCGTTTACGGCAACGGTATCGCCATTTAGCGTAAGCGTAGAAGCCACTGTGCTGACATCGAAGTTTACCGTAAGCGCGCCCGTGCCCGCACCGTAACCTGCCGTAATGGTTGTAGGCGAAGTAAGCCCGGTCATTGCCGCGCCTATGGTAACATTGCCCATTGCCCCTATCTCAAAGGAACCTGCCGTCACGCCTGCCGGGGTTGCGGATAGTATAAGGTCTCCGCCGGAGATAAGGCTCGCGAACCCGGTTCCGGCATTTACCTGGGTATTTATATTGAAGCTGTCGGCGTCCACATAATAGATATCGCCGTTAACTCCGCTCCTTAAATCTATATCCGTTGCATTGTTAAGGGCGTTGGTTGCCGTTATACCGGCGGTCGCCAGCGCGCCGCTTGTATTGATTGTGAGCTGTCCACAAAGTATTTCTTCACCGGCGGCAAGTCCCTGCCCTACCGCGCCAAGGGCGGTAATGGACACGGCGCCTGTGCCGGCGGTTATACCGGATACCGTAACTCCGTTCGTATCCGAATAGCTTATGCCGCTATTCGAGGTCTCGGTAAATTTTATACTGGTTGCGTCGTTTGTCCCAAGAGCAAGTGTGATGCCTGCGCCTGCATTGACTGTAAGGAGATTTGTCGTTACGCCGCCGTCTATGGTCTCTGTCACCGCGCCGCCGGAGGTAAGCGTAAGATTGAAAGTGCCTGTGCTTATCGGGTCGGTTATGGATATGCCGCCGCCAACAGGGTTCCTTATTGTGGTATCGGCATTGAATGTAAATCCTGCCTCAGGGCCAGGGCCGTCACCGAAGACTATGATTCCGCTTCCCGTGGCGCTGCCTATTGTAATGGACGTGAACCCGCTCTGTATCTGACCAAGATCAACGACATCGAGGTTAAGCCCGCCAACTCCTCCGGCAAGCCCTATGGTGGTTGTTGCTGTGCTTGGCTGCAGCACAAGCGCGCCCACGCCGGTCGTCTGTATTGTACCGGCTCCTGACGTAAATATCATGTCGTCGGCAGTAAGCGTAAGATTGCCGGAAACGGTTATGCCTATCAAAGCGCCGACGGTGTCGACCGTAAGCGCAATATTATCTATAAAATCCAACGAGCCGGTGTCTGCTGCAAGAAGAGTAACGTTATTGGTGCCGGCGTTAAGGTTGTATATGCCGCCTACTCCGCGAAGCTCGAGCCCCGAGGCGGTTATGGCGCCGGTGGCGCCCTCGGCCACAGTGCCGGTGCTGTCGATCGTCATGGTCCCCGAAGCGTTTATACTGCCGTCAAGCGTAATGCCTCCGTCAGCGGTTACGGTCATGTTGCCCGAAGCGCCGCTTGCGACGACCGTAGAGCCGTTACTTATGGTAACGGTACCGGAAGTCCCTGCCGTAACAGTCACATCCCCTACGGCAGAAACACTCGAGGAGCCCTGGATGACAACACTGCCGCCGGCAGAGGTCACGCCTGCAACAAGGCTTACAAACGACCCGGGGGCGCCGATATTTATCAGTACATCGCCAAAAGACGCCGCCTGCCCAATAGTTATGTTTTGTCCGACGCTTATATCTATGCTGCCTGTTTCGGTCTCAAAAGCCGATCCGGATGCCGCAGAGCTTGTAATGATATCGGAAGTGCCACCGGTGGCCGTGACAGTTATCGTTCCGCTGTCGGTATGAATGCCGTTCGCGCTCAAGAGCGAGATATCGATGGTGCCGTTATTCGTAAGCGTCAGAGCGCCGCCGGTATTCTCGATACTCCATCCCAGGCCAAGCGCCAGATAAAACGCGTCCACCGTCAGGCCGCCGCCTGTATCGGTATTACGGATAATAATATCGCCTGACGTAATATTCTCGCCGTTTATTCTTGTAACATTCGTATCGAGATTAATGCCTGTGTCAGTGCTAAAGAAGAGATCCGCAGCAGTCACGTTCATCGTGCCAATACCGTTAGTATCCGTGATAGCGCCAAGCGGCGCTATCAATCTTACAAACCCGGCGGCGTTCGATATGGTATCCACCCCGAAGCCGGTATTGCTCGATATGTAAACGCCTCCCGTGCTCAAAGGATTAACAAACACCTGCACAACATCAATACTATCCAGAATTACCGGGGCCGCTGCCGTGCCTATGGCATTGCCCGCGCCGTCATCTCCGCTATACATTATAACGGTCGAGACATTGCCGCCAAGTCCATCCGAATCGGTTATGGTAAAACCTGCATTGGTTATCGCGCCAAGCGTCGGGGTGCCGGGAGTGCCTGTGCCGTCATCCCACTGACCGGCAATGCCGCTTATATGGTCGGCAAGAAGCGTAAGGGTAAGTGGCGTACCGGCGGTAACTGTGTCAAGTATGACATTGCCGGTTATATCTATGCCGTCCTCAGCCCATATTGTGGTATCGAGAGTAAAAGTGCCGGATACGGTGGCAGTAAGCGGGTCTATAATGAACGTGCCGATTGAACCGCCGGGGGCCGAGCCGTTGGCAGTGCCTGCGAAGGCCACGTTACCAGCGGCGCTAAACTCTGCACTACCGCCGTTACCGGAGACCGTGCCGCCCGAGATATCTATAAGCTGTCCGCCCTCTGCAGTCGCGTTGCCGTATGAATAAAGATAGATACTTCCGCCATTCGAATTAACGTCCGCGCCTGCGGCAGATACAATGCTTCCGGAGGCAAGGGTTAGCGTATCGTTTGCTACAACGGATATACTTCCCGCGGTGCCGTTATCTGCGACATTGGCCGATATGGTGCCGGAGTTCGTTATAATATCGCCCGTTAACCTTATAACCCCACCGTCATTGACGATTGCATTGGCCTCGATAACGCCAGAGTTGTTGACAACGGACTTTACCGCATTGTACGCGGACTTTGCCGTGATATAGACCTCGCCGCCATTTGCGCTGATTGTGCCGCTGTTATCGACAGAAGCGCCGCCAAGGGTAGCAGAATCGACCACAAAACCAAAGATAGAATCGCCGCTAAAGGTGAGCACCATCTGCTCGCCCGCGCCGATAAAGACCTTGCCAAGGGTAGCGCTTACAACGCCGGTATTTGTTACACTCGGGGCGCTAAGCACCACGTCGCCGCCGGAGGCATTTATAAGGCCGTTATTTACAACAGAGGTAACGGTAGAGCCGTTTGCCTGTGAAAAATTGTAATTACCCGAAAGAAAGTCATCGTCTGAAATATTCATCGTGCTCGCAAGAAACGAACTCACGTTCACGGAAGCACCGTTGCCGATGATGATGCCGTTTGGGTTTAAAAGATACACTCCTCCATTGGCATTAAGAGCGCCGTTTAAAAATGAAGTGTCCGCGCCGATAACCCTGTTTAGCGCTATGGACGACGCCGTCGGCTGAGTAAAGTTCACGCTCTCGCCGGAAGCTATGCTGAAAGAGCCCCAGTTGATTATCGCCTTCTGGGTCGACTGCGTTATGTCCATCGTGGAGCCAGATGAACTTACCGTAGCCCCTCCGGCGGTAACGCTGCCGTCTTGCGGCAAGGCATGTGCTATAAAAGGCGCCATAAGCAAGACCGCGGCAAATAACGCGGCAGCCGTAAAAAATACTCTTGATTTGAACATATTCCCTCCGGAATTAGTAATGTTAGAAAGCGGACTCATCGCGCCATTGGCGCGCCTTAGAACTTAAGCAGCTTAAGCCTGGCCATCACCGTATATATCCTGTCATCGCTTCTAATACTCCTGCTCCTTACGGGCGCGGCAACGTCGCCGGTGGCCTCTATTCTGTCGAACAGGTCTATTCTCAAACCGACGCCAACGCCGGTCAAATCATCGTTCTTATTTTCGCCTGCGTAAAGGTTATTTCTCCTTACGCCGCCGTTGTCGGCAAAGGCCGCTATACGAAGCATATCGCCGACACGGAAACCCCATAGCGACCAATTGCCGGAAAACGGAATAAGCGGCGCAGTAACCTCGAAGGTAGCGGCGTAACCGGCATCCCCGAGGCAGGTGGCGACGTTATAGCCTCTTACAGAACCCGGCCCTCCTATTGCGAACATCTCGGGGGTAACGAGCCTCTCTGCGCTAAACTGCCCTGCCAACTTCAAAAGAAGCAAAACATTGCCGGCCCTCTGTATCCTTGCTATATCGACGCTAGCCTTCTCAAACTCCCCGTTCGCGCCAAGGCGGCTCTGGTTAGGATCTTCTTTTACGTCCGGAAGGCTGCCCGCGAAATCAGGGAAACCGTGGGAATAGGTAAGCGAAAAAATCGTCTTTCCGTTATAAGAATCTATCCTGTCGTAATCGAAGCGCAGGTATCCAACAGCAAGGTCGTCGTTGGTAAGCTGTTCCTTCAAAACATACTCGAACATGTGCTTACGGTCGTAGCCCAGCGTGACGGTGAAGTTCGTAAGCCGCTTTACTATGAACGGATGACTTATGTATCCGCCGAATATATCGGACTTGCCCTCTATGCCGAGGTCCACCATGGGCCCCTCGCCGACTATATAATCCGCCTTTATGTAGCGCACGCCGACCCTCGTGCCGGAATCAGCAACCGGAATGGAATAATCTATGCCCATATACGTGGTGCTGTCGGAAGGATTTCCCACAAAATACGTGCCTGAAAAGGTCGAACCTATGAACGGATCCGTGAGGCTCAGGTACGCGCCGTAACGGTCGCGGCTGATTTCCTTGTTGCCGTAATTATTATATTCGAGCGTAAGAGACACCGGCGTCTTATCCTCGGCCGATATGAGCACGTCGGTAGAGCCCGGCTCCTCGCCCTTTGAAAGAACGGCTCTCGTATGCAGCCCAGGCGTGCGGTTTGCCAAAAGCACTGCGCTTTCTATCTCGTCTTCGCTAACGACCTTTCCCTCGAACTCGTCGAACCAATCCATCACGTAGCGCGGCGAGTAATAATCCAGGTTCATATCGCCCTTGCCAACGCCTTCGGGCATAGTGGCCGAAACATTCAACGTGCCGAGGTTGCCTTCAAGCACGGCTATCGTAACTATCGCGGTATCCACCTGCTGCGCCGGCACGTACGCCCTCGCAAGCATCATGCCCTTTGAATGGTAATACGCGGTAATCGCGTCGGCCACGGCCTTGAGGTCGGCGATCGTGTAGAATTTTTTAGTCTCCCACTCCTTCTTAACCTTGAACTCCGCTATCGCCCGCTCTATCTCCGCCTCGCTTACCTCCACGTTGCCTGCTATTACGAACTTTTTCACCTCGATTATTCTGAGGTCGTCATCGGCCGCGTAGAGCGGCGCAGCAAGAAACAGCAGCACGGCTGCCATAACCAATGGAAGGCCCTTGCGAATAAACGATACCGTCATTCTGTCTTCTCCGAATATGTTTTTTTTACTAACTTTACCGCCGCAGCTTAGCGGCCGATGGCGCCGTACTTAACTCAACTTAATTTTACTTAACTTTGCTTAACTTGACTTAAGAACCAGGCTCAGAAAAAAGCGTAACTACGC contains these protein-coding regions:
- the galT gene encoding galactose-1-phosphate uridylyltransferase codes for the protein MPELRKDPIIGRWVIISTDRGKRPSEFVTKPPAAKGGFCPFCEGNEEKTPPEIAAYRVNGGKTNTPGWHIRVVANKYPALKVEGNLDRTGDGVYDKMNGVGAHEVIIETPRHEDMLATLTPKQFEEVLWAYRDRILDLKKDARLRYILIFKNHGEAAGASLEHSHSQLIALPIIPKRVSEELDGSLEYYNYKERCIFCDIVRQEIMQGVRVVSENQDFIAVTPYAPKSPFETWVLPKFHESHFENSQKHHYENLAQIFSDVLKRLNVILDNPPYNFILHSSPIKDSATLAHYHWHFEIMPKLTKTAGFEWGSGFYINPTPPEEAAAYLRGAKIT
- a CDS encoding ATP-binding protein — protein: MGYDVLEEVINLTDENSAVSRRLKKVARLIASRFGCDDCAIYRLEARAKELTLAAFSGRRSAFRETYEHGEGVAWKAVSSKKQVSAAAKSSNGKKGGLSVLAVPLTDDIYVYGALYIKSSKARTGLKTEDKKLLTVIARQIAYMLKCDLTLTKLKRLYDERRELNLRLSQAEKLMTIGELSATLAHEIKTPLVNIGGFSARLDKKIEQGSPLRKYVEHITTSVKRLEGIIDDILAFTEEKGLKFEPMDVNDAATAAAALFTGAMAKCSIGLEMNLSQNPVTVMADPNQLKIAFDNLIANAVQSMSDKGGRLYITTRNENNWGVFEITDSGGGIDPLKMSNIFNPFFTTKESGTGLGLTITEKIVTRHRGKIEVRNDFGTGMTFTIKIQKAPKGKLTKN
- a CDS encoding response regulator, whose translation is MTKKKILIVDDEEGIRLLFKEELEEDGYSTVLASTGEEALEQLTGGSFDLVLLDIKMPGMDGVEVLRRVKEQWKALPVILCTAYPHYKQDFGTWASDAYVVKSSDLKELKEKVREVLGK